ttctccaggccgCGCCCTGCAGCAGCAACAGAGGAGCCGGTCCTGCTCTGTCTTTAGGCCTTGTAGATAAGGGAGAGTGGACTATCTAAGTCCTcgcctccctttttttcttttctttttgtttggatGTTTTCACGGGTCTCACTTATACCAAAGGGAAAGAATCATTAAAGTCCATATTTCTTCTACCTCGGCCTCTAGGTCTCTGTCTCAGCTTATTGTTGGCTCTGGGCGCCCCCCACGGCAGGAGGGGAGGCGGGAGGCCGGACTCGGACTCGGCCTCACCTGGACTCGCTCGGGTCGGGCTCGAGTGAGAACTTAGGGATTCGCGTAGGAGGGTGCGGCGCGGTGGGGCGTGCGGGGCCACCATCCCAGGGGATGTTCATGTCTGCAGCGGGGACCGAGGCGGGGTGGGATCGCGGACGGCATGACCCCAGGCGGCTCGGGCCAGCGTGCACCCCTGCGGGGGCACCTCGGCCCGGGATGGTACGGCCCAGCCGCACGCCTCAGCTGCCGTCTCCCCTAGTCAGCCCGCACGCAGCGCTCCCGGGCTGGAAACGGCCTCCCCCAGGCTTGCACCTTGGTACGGCCCAACCCGCCCAGCGCTCGGGGGAGGGTCTGGCCCGGGCCTCGCTCCCCCTCCTCGCCGAGCGCAGTGGTGGCTGCCACGCCGAATTCCGCTTCCTGTGGCTGCGGCCGCTGGCGGGCGGTGAGGCCGGGAGAGCGTGCAGTTGGCACCGCGGCTCCGCACCCCAGCCTCGCCGCACCTCGGGCTTGCTGCCGCGCGGGGGCCTACGCCGCCCCTGCCTTCCCTTCTGGGCCATGGTGCAACCCGAGGGCGCGTCTGTCCCCCGCCGCTGCTGACCCGGGTCCCCCACTCCATGGCCGCCTCGGCGCCGCCCCCACCGGACAAGCTGGAGGGAGGTGGCGGCCCCGCACCGCCCCCTGCGCCGCCCAGCACCGGGAGAAAACAGGGCAAGGCCGGTGAGAACGCggagggggctggggctggcGAGGCTCAGAACTCTTGGACCTTGGAGGGAGGGCtggtgggctggggaggtggcGGTTCTCAGGCTGAGGGCCCTGAAGAGGGGAGGCTCAGTGGAAAGGATAGGTGGGTGAAGCCCTCCAGGAGTTGGGGACGAGGGGTCATGACTGCCGATCCTAGAGTTTGGGGCACCTGGAATGAAGGAGCCACTTGGGAGTCTGAGGCTATCGAGAGATGGGGACGTCTCTCATTTAAAGGAAAAGGCAGCTGAGAGTGTAGCATCCCATTTATTCTTCATAGTGTACCTTTGTTAGTATCTAACAAAGTAGGTACTAAGTAAATAAACAAGAGTATAGTGAAGTTAGGAGAGTCTCCTGGATCATCATGGTTGGGAGAAAGGATGTTGGGGAAACCTCAGGGAAACTTGTTTGTGTCTGCCTTCTACTGCCTTTCCAGGTCTGCAAATGAAGAGCCCAGAAAAGAAGCGAAGGAAGTCAAATACTCAGGTGAATGGTGGTTGGTTGTGGGGGTAATTTCTGGTAGCCCCTTCGGGTTCTCTGTTCTGCCACCCCGATGTCTTCATCTTGCATCAGctgcagggagaagagaaagttGTCTTTCTTATTCCTTTTCTGGTCCTTTCCTTCAGCTTTATAACATTTTGGGAGTAGGGTGGGGATGAGATGATTTGACCAGAGATTTTATCAGCGGGGATTAGAGTCGTCCTCTCCCCTTTTTGTCCTGCTCTGGTTCCCCCACGATGATAACAGCTATCACTTGCTGAAACTTTTCTAAGTACCAGGGATTGTGCTAAAAGGCTTCCACAGTTTTGGGAGATAGGCATTGtcacagttttacagatgagaaacctgaggcTTAACCATGTTCCATGCCTGCTCCAGGGCTTTGAGGTTACTCAGTGTCAGAACGAGGATTCCAGTTTAGTTCTGCCTGTTTTCAAAACAGTGACTGCACCTTGCAGGTTGTGCCCTccattctgttttgttgttgcaCTCTAAGATCCATCTGAACTGGCCGGGACCAGCCTCTAAAACTGTGTACTGTGTTTCTGGTGCTCTCTTGGTTTAGCTCTGGGTCTCCCTCCATGATCCTCTTTCCCTCATCTTTTTCCCCCAGGGCCCTGCGTACTCGCACCTGACGGAGTTTGCACCACCCCCAACTCCCATGGTGGACCACCTGGTTGCATCCAACCCTTTTGAGGATGACTTCGGAGCCCCTAAGGTGGGGGGCGCAGCCCCTCCATTCCTTGGCAGTCCCGTCCCCTTTGGGGGCTTCCGTGTCCAGGGGGGCATGGCAGGTCAGGTACCCCCAGGATATGGCACTGGGGGTGGAGGAGGTCCTCAGCCTCTTCGTCGACAGCCACCCCCTTTCCCTCCCAGCCCCATGGGCCCTGCTTTCAACATGCCCCCCCAGGGCCCTGGCTATCCACCCCCAGGTAACATGAATTTTCCCAGCCAACCCTTCAACCAGCCTCTGGGTCAGAACTTTAGCCCACCTGGTGGGCAGATGATGCCAGGCCCAGTGGGGGGATTTGGCCCCATGATCTCACCCACCATGGGACAACCTCCCAGAGGGGAGCTAGGCCCCCCTTCTCTCCCCCAACGCTTTGCCCAGCCAGGGGCCCCTTTTGGCCCTTCTCCTCTCCAGAGACCTGGTCAGGGGCTCCCCAGCTTGCCTCCCAACACAAGTCCCTTCCCTGGTCCGGACCCTGGCTTTC
This portion of the Cervus canadensis isolate Bull #8, Minnesota chromosome 2, ASM1932006v1, whole genome shotgun sequence genome encodes:
- the PYGO2 gene encoding pygopus homolog 2, whose amino-acid sequence is MAASAPPPPDKLEGGGGPAPPPAPPSTGRKQGKAGLQMKSPEKKRRKSNTQGPAYSHLTEFAPPPTPMVDHLVASNPFEDDFGAPKVGGAAPPFLGSPVPFGGFRVQGGMAGQVPPGYGTGGGGGPQPLRRQPPPFPPSPMGPAFNMPPQGPGYPPPGNMNFPSQPFNQPLGQNFSPPGGQMMPGPVGGFGPMISPTMGQPPRGELGPPSLPQRFAQPGAPFGPSPLQRPGQGLPSLPPNTSPFPGPDPGFPGPGGEDGGKPLNPPAPTAFPQEPHSGSPAAAVNGNQPSFPPNSSGRGGGTPDANSLAPPGKAGGGSGPQPPPGLVYPCGACRSEVNDDQDAILCEASCQKWFHRECTGMTESAYGLLTTEASAVWACDLCLKTKEIQSVYIREGMGQLVAANDG